The proteins below are encoded in one region of Paraburkholderia aromaticivorans:
- a CDS encoding LysR family transcriptional regulator gives MIDRITAMRTFIRIVDTNSFTRAAESLNIPRATATTIVQNLEALLGTVLLARTTRRLSVTPEGAAYYERCAQILADIDEMEASIRHATDNLTGRLRIEMPGAVASAIVLPALDDFHTRYPNLDLAIGISNRTVDLITEAIDCSIQLGELPDSNLVARQLGTLEHVTCASPAYLARYGTPTDLDDLRGHAAVNCMSPHNGREVDFDFEVDGEAQNVKVKGFVKVSDEQAYLTCGLQGLGLIQPARIAAQPYLDSGLLREVMPQWKPVPMPVSVAYVKNRRVSPRVRAFVDWLAELFEKAEHVDQDLSRVRQLLRGLHPA, from the coding sequence GTGATTGACAGAATAACTGCAATGCGCACCTTCATCCGAATCGTGGACACCAACAGCTTCACCCGCGCAGCGGAATCATTAAACATTCCACGCGCCACGGCGACCACCATCGTCCAGAATCTGGAAGCCCTGCTAGGCACCGTCCTCCTGGCCCGCACAACGCGGCGCCTAAGCGTCACCCCCGAAGGCGCGGCCTACTACGAACGCTGCGCGCAAATCCTCGCCGACATCGACGAAATGGAAGCCAGCATCCGTCATGCGACGGATAACCTGACCGGCCGTCTGCGCATCGAAATGCCCGGCGCCGTAGCAAGCGCCATCGTGCTGCCAGCTCTGGACGACTTCCACACGCGTTACCCCAACCTCGATCTCGCGATCGGCATCAGCAACCGCACAGTCGATCTGATCACTGAAGCCATCGACTGCAGCATCCAGCTCGGCGAATTGCCGGACTCGAATCTGGTCGCGCGCCAACTCGGCACGCTCGAACACGTGACCTGCGCGAGTCCGGCCTACCTGGCCCGCTACGGTACGCCCACGGATCTCGACGATTTGCGAGGACATGCGGCCGTCAATTGCATGTCGCCGCATAACGGCCGCGAAGTAGATTTCGATTTCGAGGTGGACGGCGAAGCGCAAAACGTGAAGGTGAAAGGCTTCGTCAAGGTCAGCGACGAACAGGCCTATCTCACCTGCGGCCTGCAAGGCCTCGGCTTGATCCAGCCCGCGCGGATCGCCGCGCAACCGTATCTCGACTCGGGACTATTGCGCGAAGTCATGCCGCAATGGAAGCCCGTGCCGATGCCAGTCTCGGTTGCCTACGTGAAGAATCGCCGCGTGTCGCCGCGCGTGCGCGCGTTCGTGGACTGGCTGGCGGAGTTGTTCGAGAAAGCGGAGCACGTCGATCAGGATCTCTCGCGTGTCCGTCAATTGCTGCGCGGCCTGCATCCCGCCTGA